The region ATGACTGAATGCCGAAGCTCGGAAATAGTTACCCATGCATTCCACAAATGTCTCTGGtaaaatgaaaatcatttaGTTTAGCCTACAGTACATACATTACCACGTGGTAGTATTGTTATCCACCAATAGTGTAGCCATTGTCATTCTAATTAATTGTAGAAGTATTCTACTTCACAACACATGAAATTAGATGTGCAGGTGCAATCTTTTTAAAGTATCTGACTGCCTCTCAAGATAAACAGTTCAGAACATTGTCAGCATAATGCAAACCTAGGTAAGCATGAATGAAATTTCTGAATGTCACTAAGACAAATATATATCTAGAGCCTATAAAGTGATGTAAAAAGTCTCCAAATTGTCAACTTCATTAGACACCTGACTAAAGGTCTACATGATAGATACTATGTCAATCTGTACATCCACATTTTCTAGACTAAGATAATAAATCCAAGAAGTGCAAAATCAATTTCATCATCCTAGTCATCTGAGTTCTAAAACCTCTCATAGTTCCTTGAAAACGAGACATCGCCAATTCACCATTCATCGTTCACCTCAAGACCTTAGCAGCCTAGATTTCTAGCACAGGATTTCTCAAATGTAGTTTGTTAGCGCATTCCCAAGCACATCATATTGAATGTCCCAAGTGCGACGAAGAAGATCCTCTTAATCTTAGACCATTCCACAAGATACACTACAATTTACTAGCACTCAATGACTCAATTACTAAACAAAACATATCAGTTCGAGATATTCAATCAATTACAAGTAAAAAGGAGGCATAATATAGAATATGGTGTGATTAAATACATGTATAGCCATACCTCTGCATTCAGCTTCTGCACCATAAATGTAGCATCTGCCCTTGCATTAACAAACCGCCATTGAGCATACCGGTTATACAGAAGCCTCAAGGCATGTGCATCAAATATTCGATCTTCCCCTATCTTCCCTCTCCGCACATCAGCAGAGAAGCTAAGAATTGAAGGTGTGTTACTAGAACCACTATTGATAGAGCTAGCAACTGCACTCCTCACCCTAGCAGGGCTAGAAAACCCccttgatggtgatgatgatgcagATGCCCAAAGTTTACTCGGCGAAGCAGGGCGCGCGTTTCCCCTAATCGGAGAAGCCATGGTTCGAGGGGACAACATCGGACCATCAGAGTTATACCTTTTCAATGGAACATTCTTTGATGAGATAGAGCTTCTCGAAGCAGGGCTGGTCGACAAGGGAGAACCAGGGTCCTGCAAGCGGCGCAGGCGGCTATTAGTTTCCTGCCAAAACCTGGCAGACACAACAATGCCACGAGGCTCCCTTGAAGCCTTAGAAGCCCCAACACAGTCTTGTGCACCTGAAGTGCTACCAGAGGAAACACTATCAGTATCAGAAGCAGTGAGATCACAAGGCAAACAAGGCTCACTATTGagttgagcttgagcttgagaAGCACCCTTAAGCAACTCAGCTTTGCCCAAATCAAAACTCATACCCCTTAACCCATCAAAAGAAGCCcttcttccaccaccaccactcttcaTCTCCATAGACTGCTGCAACGCACGTGCCACTTTCCCCAATCCATTCCCAACAACAACCCTCTTCTTAtccccatcaccaccaccaccactgcaaTCCACACTCCTGGAGAGGCTATTAGCCTGCCGGGACCTCCCCGGCCACCGATGCTGATCCGCCGGACGAGAATTCTCAGACTTCTCTCCCTGATCCCCTCCTTTCCCAGCAACCAAAGACGCCCTCCGCCGCTCCGGCGTCGCCGCCTTCGCCTTACTCTTGCTAATGGGTAGCGAAAAAGCCTCTCCCTGAAACGAAACGGACAAGCTCCGAGTGGAAGTCACCAGAAGCTTCGTTGCCTCAGGAACTGGAGTAATGGGTCGGATTCTCCGGCGGTCCACCGATTGCGAGCGCTTTTGAGCAAGTGGGgttgcggaattggtggagtgtGAGAGAAGAGGGGATGGAAATCGccgtgaagaagaagaggttgtCGTTGTTGTCGTCGttgttgtagaagaagaagacgtcgttgttgttgttgttgaaggTGAAGGTGAAGGTGAAGGAGACATGTACCTGGAAGAAACTTGCCTCCCTTTACCTCTTCTGGGTATGCTGCCGCCATTGTTGCTCTCTGAAGGtatttgctgttgttgttgctgccgTGAGGAGCtcaatgggtgttcagaaatgGCAGCCACCATTATAGGAGCTTGAGAAAAGGTGGAAACTTTTCCCTCACATTGCAACCGTGAGACACGAAAACGCGAGAATCTGAGGTTTAGCCATGGGGGAGAGGTGCAGATCAAGAGGTTGGATAATGGGTAGGCTCCAGATTCAGCATTTCAGAGGAACAGTGAGAGACACAGCGCTTCAGgtttcagagagagagagagagagagaaagtgaagtaggtgaaaaaaaaattgaaacaaaaaaagaaataaaatgaagaaaattgaGTGAGACTttgggttttggttttggtttcgaTTTTGGTGAATCTTTGGAGGAACGTTATGTTGTGTTAATTTAGTTTATGATGCTTTATTATTTTGCTAAGCTTTGTttattatcattctttttctttcccaCACTCAAAATGCAATTTTATGCTATAACTTTTAACtttcatttaatgaaataaaagaaagttTGAGTGAGTTCAGCTCAAGTTAATATTATGAGTCAGGACGTGTTTTAAGGACTATGGATCACTTATAAAGGTATATATAGCTAAATCGCTTAATAGCACAACTCTCACATAAATAATAGAAATTGGACACACAACATTTTGAGATGAAATGATTCAACATTGCAATAGAGTAAAGATGCTTCTATAAGTTGTTATAATAAGCTATATTGCGAGGGTGTAAATTTTTAGTTACCATTCACTTCAAAGTAAGGGAAAGAACAAGAATATACCCTATCGTTTTCACTTAAAGGGAAGGGAAATTTTTATATTGCAAAATGTTACTCTTCAAGaagaaataaaatacaaaataaagtAAGGCCACCTTTATTCAACATTTCTTTTGATGCAAATTCGTATTTGGATCTAATATTTagtttgatttcaaaaaaaattatttaattttgaatgGAATTGATAAAAGTAAAGTAAAAGTGAACCGATTTAGGTTTTGGTATATTTATGAGAAAAACTATTTCAGGGTTTATGAAATCTATctgtaaaattaaaaaattgattacTTCCACATAAATGTATGATGTATGTTTTGTAGAGCTACAGCcaattatgaaataaaatatcCAAACACCAAAAATTTGATTTTGCCAAGGAAAATCAATTCTAATACTTATAAACGAACATGAAAATATTCTActagtaacttcttctacaatTATTATGTTTCAACATGAAAAACTATTGAGTTTCCAAACAAATCTAAAATAAGGGCAATGCTCCAATACCCTTGAAAATGAGAGAATTGGGTACCTTTCAtttcattatttatatttaaaaacttattagtacttttaaaaaaaattataaaataaatcatGGAAAATTAAAGTAAATTGTATGAAACCTCTTTTTTCctacttaccaaaaaaaaattgtatgaaACCTTTTCATTTTGAGTGGATATCAAAGAAATTGCCCCTATCGTTTACTTCTATAAATGTTAAATGTACTTTTCTCCGCTATGTGTTTGTTTAGTAACTTGGTAAATTTGCATATTAGAAGACATggttctgaaaaaaaaaacagaaaagaaaatacttctAATAGATTTTATAGGGGGGAAGTGAATCTAGAAAGTTTAAATATAATACTaggtgacccctaatgtggacTAACCTGCTATAATAGGTCAACAcaactttttttaaagaaatttaatacataataaatttttaatgatattttttctttaaaaaataatgtgttgacctgctataccCAGTCAAAataggtggtgtaaaattacaccacctaaaattggtgcatattaggttcacCAATAATACTAACGATGCTATAAGAATATTTGTAATGAGAAGTTCTTaacgagttatgatatatacacacttctccacttcttttccaccatattttctatatatttctcttttttctatcaATTATATCACtcatcacatctttactttctctctcatttctttctatctctctcttctttcacctctccacacctcaaaaatgaggtgtgaagatataattattcgcTCTTAACTAGTTAATCCTCCATATGAATATGGGCTCCATACTAGTTCATATAACGAAAAGAAACCCTTAAAGAGATACATAATTAGtccttttttatatatataatgaatTGAGTTCAAACTCTTATGAatgcaaaatttattttaagatatgcaattttattttaaattttaaacggtaaatattataaaatttccttttttgagttttcaattttctaatatatattttaattttctgaacatctatatttttttagtgGAGGATAATCACTGTTGATAGTGGAGGATATtctagtttcaaaaaaataaaaattaaggcATATGTAAAAAACAATTTGACGTTTTTGTTTGTACTACTTACGATTATATTTTACTTGAACGCATAAATGATAATAAAAAAAGTAAACCTGTTTTGGGTAATTGAGATTCAATCAATCATTCTCAGATTACCTTCACAGGGTTAGTGCCTAACCCATTACCCATCTCTTTCATAAACAGATCACATTGCATCAATTTGTGTTTTTATTAGAGGTTTTGGAAAATGGTCATACTTTCATGTGGTTCTTACTTCAGCTAGTAGCTTGGCATCTCTTAAGTCTTAACAATATTTGGTAGGAAAgttttgaaaagaaagaaagcaagTTGGCTATGTCTTTAGTCTTAACATGATCATATATTTCTTTaacttttttcttctatttcctTCTTACCAAACATAACATTAATGTTGTTCCCTACAAGTCTTCAACTAATTAAGCTAATGTCATAAATGATGTTTTCAACTAAAAAGTCCATagataaagaaaaaacaaaagttACATATATAGTACCCACGGATTATTCATAATATGTGGTACTTTGCACAATATTTCCTTATTAGTCTTTATATCTCATGACTTGAGCATTGACTATTGCATAGGTAGCTTGTTAAATTAGTCACCCGTCCTTCTGTACAATCATAATTTCACAAAATTGTAATGTGTGTCAACCATGGGGATGATTGGTGTTTAGTAATATATGTTTGAATCCCTTAAAATGAAATTTTAGATTCCAGTTctgttgaaaagaaaaaaactcatTGGGGGAATTAGTCCATTATATGTTATGTGGATAATTCAACTCGAACACAGTTCATATCGAGAATATCTACGTTAAAAATATGTTTGACCATGAGCAGTGGCGGAACCAAGGGGGCTTGGCCATGCCATAGTCACCCTCAAAATTATACTTTTCTTTTTATACCAAAATTATACATGTACAATACCACCCTCTTTAGGCTTAGCATCACCTTCTTCAGAAGCTTGCGTCCGCCACTGATCATGAGCACTAGTGGAGCTCATTTCTTCCTTTCACATTGAGCACCTCATAAAATGCAATCTCAATTTCTAATACATCACTCTAAATGTATTTCTCTTTCACATGTTGAGAAATACTTATTCAGCCGTATAAGTACTTCACAAACAAGAATATATACAGAAATTGCCACTGTGATATGTTCAcgtgtatgtatatatattatataataatgTATAAACAAAGATTTGCCTCCTTCAATTAGTGACGTGAGATAGATAGATTACTTCATTGGGAAAGAGATGAATGAGCTAACCTTATGAAAGGGAGCTCTAAAGCAAATACAGTGGTTGATGATGTTATCAATGAGAAATGCCTAAAAAGCTTAGACATTATCAACCAGAAAGGCAATGCTGTTGCTTAATTGTGATTTTTGCAAGCTAAGCTATAATCAATAAATTATAATAGCTAGATTAAGATGCCACATCTCTTTCTGTCCCTCTCCATCTACAATACTCATTATTGCAGCCTTTGAACGCTTCATCTTGTTAATTTCTTAACATCAGGGTTCTATTCTCTGTTTTCTCCAACCTATGGTTCTCCTCTAGCTTTCTTATTCTTTATGTATGTCATGTCCAAcgaatttcattaatttttccCAACAATgtttttcatttaaataaacaagaaaataattttaaacttGAGAATTGCTATTAGTTATGAAATATCTTCACAAGAAATGCAAGAACTAGTTATCTAGCTGGTTGGAGAAAATTTCAAGGTCCCACTACCACTAAAAGGGTGAATTTGATTGGATGCAGTTTTCTTCAGTTGATTTCTTGCTTAAGTTCATTTGTAATAAATATCATTTCTCTTACAACATTCAACTTTATGGCTAACACACCAATTCCTTACCCAGGAGTAATTATATTACAGTCAATAAAATTCACATTTTGTTAGAGTTAACTCTTTTAACAGGAATTTTATCCATACGTAAAACTTAAACTTGTGACGTTActtaaacaaaattaaatatgttAGTAAAGTGTAAACAGATATAAAATCTcctaaatatttgaaaatttcttttttcttttccttcccATCCCTCTAATCTAATGTCCTTGCTTGTAGTTTGTTGTGAAAGCATCTTGTGCTTTATATATATTCAAGATAGTGACTATTTCCTAGGCTGACGGCGTAGTTTACTCATTATTTAATTTAGGCTCgattaaaatcaatattttctGTTGTCACAGACTCACAGTAACTCTCAGTGAAAATTACTGTGAGCAATATGCaattaaaatacaatatttGAAGATTCTGAACTTCTAAAGCAACGGTTTGATAAGAACAAATTAATAATCTAAGGAACTGCATAAAATTCCAAATCTTGATCAATATTGAAGTAGTATAGTCTAGTGTGTGCTATAGAGTGTAATAATGTGGTATCACAGACAATAATTACTTTAACCACTGCCCAGGCCTAGCCATCGATCTCAATCCAAAATAATACATGGCGGTTGGTTGAATTCTCTTTTTTCTTGGTTGTAATGAGCTATTATTAGTTAGAACGACATAAATATCCACCACAGCAGTTGAATTCTATAATGGAGTGATtacaatttcaaaaaatataatgGAGTGATTACATGTAATGATCCAATCGACATATATAATAGCAGGTTTTTAACCACAGCAAACATCAGCAAAACCGCCGTTAAATTGTCAATTGGATGTCAACCAAAACGATATGTCTTGagaatcattttcattttataaTTGTTTCTAAAATCTGAATAAAAACTTCTATGAATAAttcattgaatttaatttcCCGTTCAGCATCAGAAATCAAAAGATATTACTGCATTGTTTGATTAAATAAATTATCCATGACAAATGTATCCTGGAATGATGAGAATCGAAAGGCATCATATGCTGGAGGCAATGTAACTTAAGGTACACTCATAATGGAATAATTGGTTAAAAGTAAACACCAACTCAAAGATATCAGTTAATAAGGCACTATTTAACTTTGCTTCAGAAGCGATTATGGGCTTAAGGAAATAATATAGCCCCTGCCACATTCCTTTCCAACTTTGCTTATCCTTTCCACCTCAACCCCACAAAGGAAAGTGTGTGAATATTTATaaacagagaaagaaaaaaaaaacgtgaaaCGCAACTTTAGCCTCAGTTGGTGGAGTATTGGCGGCTATATATTCAGCATGCTCTAAAATGTGGTTATTATTATATTGCTTAGGGGGTTAATAAACCTTGAAGCCAAAGATTCAAGATTCTTCTTGATACTTGATTTGTTGAGTTAAAGCTTTGAGTACTCAAAGAACCCCATTTTATGCAATTTCTTATTTTATGGCTCAAGTCAATCATTGACATTGTAATACTCATTCTTCTAACCTTAAAGGATGAATACAGTATACATCACTTGGCAATCATTATTTTAACTCTTATTTTGAAGAACTTTGTATACTTTATTCAAATAATATGTAGTAATTTTGGTATAATTCTTGTGAGGAAAAAGATATCACGAAAATGACAGCTTGCTTGTGTAACGAAATATTCTTTTCAAAGGTTATGATGCATTGATCCATTTAAGAGGTCACCTCTTGGTAGCGTTGCTTTTTATCTTATATATCAGGCAACACTGTAACAAAGACATATATACTCAATCATTCATTCCATTTCTATATGCTTAACGGCTGAATGTAAACACACTTCAAAGAAAACAAGGAATAAGGTAGCTTGAGACATCATTTGGATCTAATTCTTTTACCCTTTATTCAAGTTTCAGAAATTGAGGTTATCACTCTAATTCTGATACTCTTAAGCTATATTTGGAAGCGATGATGTAAAATGATACGTAATGGAGTGATTAAGAGATAAATTTCAAGAGAAGCTCTGCGTTTAAAAGCTTTAGGATCACGGAATTGGACCATCTGCAGTTTGCACAGCTTTAGAATTATTTTCATGGTTGACTTTAAGTTTTATTTGCTCACTTCATTGGTTAAAAGTAAAACCCTGTTCTGTACAGACCATGATCTTTGATGGTCACGGGTGCATTGTCAAAAGTTATTATTGTGAGGGGAAGAgtccaaaaaaaaacacatgatACTCTAGTTTCAGAATGGCAGGTAAACTGGTAAAGGATTCATGCATGAACACAAAAATCATACAAAATGTACGATGCTGCTGAAATGCCTTCAAGATGAAGGAAGAATTAGAGGTCTGCGTGATATGATAAGTTGGTACAATTCATAACGCAGATAAAATAAGCGTTTCTGAGCTTATATTCTCTGCAGCTGTTGGTGGGAAAATCCCGAGTAataatatatacacacctcatcttttaaacacttcatttacacctatttttgtttctatctctctcctcttgtCATccatcacatctcatactttttctctcttactttttcttttcttcctatctctctcctcctctacctccttccacctcaaaatgaggtgtgaagaaaccATTTTCCGACAATCCATGTAGGCTAACAATTCTTTCACCTCTcatcaagcaattttgcttTTAAACTTGTTACCATGTAACATGTTACATAAATGCTCATCCAGTTGTTTTCATATAATATGATGACATTCATTGAAAAAGATAAGATGGCGAATACAAATTGAATTTATGACATCTAAAAACAATGGAAATCAAGGTGTTGAGTTATGTCATTAACCCAACAAATACAGCGATGGCAAGTTAGCAACCTTCAAAAGGTATAGAATAGTTTGAATGGATAATGAGAGAGATCATATTTCATTGCTGAATAAACAAATTAAACGCTTAATATAAATGACATAATACAAACTTTCATTAAATCTAGTCATATCTCATTTCTTCTTCAATATTTTCAACCAATTATTATCAAGGCCAGCTAACATAACACTAAAATATGAATCAGTTAAAATTTGGAGTAAACCTAACAATTCAAAGATTAATTTCAGCCGCACATTGTGCCATGATTCAATCATATACATGACAATATTTAGATACTACCACCCTACAAGTTTCAGGACCACGCCCAAAACATAATGCAGCGGTTGAGTTCTTTCATTGAACTGTTATAAATCAATATCAGGCTACAAATTTGCCATtagattgaaaatgttttgatCCATTAAAACGTTATCAAGGTATGTGAAACTCAACTAAAGCCAGATATAATTTCAATATAATACCACAAACACCAAccgaaaaataaagaaaacggCACATATTTGCAAAAATATAAGACTAAAGCATAGGCACGGACCACTGTAAAGCAAAAAGACTTCTGAAATATTAAAGGATCACAATTGGGGAGGTCAATagtaaaaagaaaatatgtAAAAGGATTCTTACTACAAATTAAGTCTCATAATAAACCAGAtgcaaaaataaaacaagactcaAGTTTCTTCAAAAACATAGATCCCCAAAACATCCTAATGCCAGTAACTAAAATAGGTTGAGCAGGTGACAAGCTCACTCTTTAGCGATActgcaaacaaaacaaaaaacagcGAGTCAGTTTGAGGCAAAGAAATTCACATCAGAATAATTTGAAGACAGCAATTGAGAATAGATTAGCATATACAAATATTAACCTTGATGAAGCCAATTTCCTTGGCATTGCTGCGGAAGCACTGCCTGCAGCACATGAGGCCATACTTCCTGATGATTGCATGGGGATTCCCACACACGCGGCTGCAACAAGTGAACAAACAGGAAACAACAATGACAATCAGCAAAGATCATCAAAACAAGTACACTATAATTAGCCTAGATAAATAAACTATGCACCCAACAACTTCAAAAGAATCAATCATTGAGATTCAATCATAATAACAAAATCTATCTAATTCTCAAAAACTTGTTTGCTCAATGTTTTTCCAGTATCATAACAACAACACAACAAAACAACCAGAACCTTAACCACTATATAAGATTGACTAGATCAAACAAATACATGTTCATTGAGAACTaaccccaaacccaaaccaGCTTGAAAAAAccctaataaaaaaaaactgaaagttTTCTTCAATTGTCAGCATATAACCCTAATCTTAATTAGGATCCTTAATCCACTAGTTTACCAATCAAGATTAACTTAAACAAGTGATCAATCAGAACATGAATACTTAAACCCTAacgaaaaacaaacaactattGCTATATAGCACAGAACAAtggaaaagtaacagaaaacaTAAACAACAGCATCGATTGAAGCGTCTAACATTTGCGATCAAAATGAAAACTATAGATTCAAAAGCAATAATcccaaaaaaaatgatgagaatCGGTGACGTACCAAGCGCGAGAACCAGGACCGTAGGTCTTGGGGTGAGAGTTCCAGACGTTAGAGTGTCCCATTGCTTCGCTCTGGTTTCctaggagaagaagaagatctgaTTGCGCAGCAGCTCAAGGATGTGGACGAGGAGCCTCTGTGATCAGAGAAGGTCAATTTATATACGCTCCAAACTAGGGTTCTTCTTTCTGATTGTTATTTATTGGGCTTGATCTTGGCCCAGCTTCTACTTCTGCCGGCCTATTATTACTACACTGGGCCGGGgaactattttttcttttttaattttcaccCAAAAATATCACCCAAAAGTAATATATTATTGACAACAAAAATTGAAAGTAAAGTCATATATACAATTTGGTCTTTATAATAAGACTAGATAATAAGCCTAGAGTAGTATAAGATACTAATGTATAATCAGAGTTATGATGTTTGAGCTCTTTGATCTTGTGCAAGTTTTATATTTATAACACTAAAGAATCGGAATAATAAAATACTAAGTGCCTGCATGTTTGAATTTGAGTTGCATTCACTCGATATGCAACTATGAAAGTTGGATAAATGTTCACCGGTTCATGATAGTTATTATATTTTAGATTAGTTTATCAGAGAAGAGTAGTGAGTCCTTCTTCCCTAATCATTTTGGGCGCTGCCTTAACtttaactcagataataattttCCCAATTTTGTCGCTGCCCCTTCCGATCCATCAGCGACATCAAGTTCACTTACCTTTGCCATTTCTCCGAGCCTGTCAATATCATCATTCAAGTTGCAAGTGACGGTCCATGAGCTAGCTCTCACTTAAAATATATGAAATGGGAAAGAGAAACTCTGCTCATTATGACACAACACGTGTGGGAGATGCTAGGCCTCAACAGCAACACGACCATGATATTCTCCAAATGCTTCCCAACTTCAATGGAAGGTTTATGAGGAATAATACGTTAGACAAATTTGTGAAAAATGTATGAAACCCTAGCTTGCGTTGTTGTTCAAGCCCTCAAAACCTTGATCGTGGGTCTCTCACTTCGTCTCCTCTAACCAGCCATGTGGGCTGACGCCACCTCCTTCCTCGATGTCCTCCAGCTTCCTCGTGCATGTTTCCTCAACTATCTCACTCAATCGGATGGCTAATGATGTTCCCTTGCGTTGTTCAACAGACCACCAACAATCCAACATTATTCTCTCTTTCCCCTCTTATCCTTCATTTATCTCTCCAACATTATTCTCTCTTTCCCGCTCTCACTCTGTTTATTCACTATCCATAACCAGTTAcatctcttttatttatttattattaaaaattaacacAAAGTTGGATGACTTATTATAGGCGACAAAAGACAGAGGTCTGAATTTTGTCCTCATTAAAACTTATTCACATTAGGCGACACTTCTTTTTTAGTTAAGTTGATGAAAAAAGTCATTTTTCTAAATTTATCATTCCCTTTAGAAAAGTGCACTCGAAAGTGAAATTTTATGATTATCGAGTGAATGACTTTTATACAAACACgctctagtcatagaaaaaagaaaatgtttttaCTAAGTGAAAAAAAGAGAACTAGATGCATGAATATTTGGGGAAATCTTTTAGTGAAAAAATCTATAAGTAAAACCTTTTTCAAAATGATTATtgaaataaaactaaaaataattacaatattaaaatataaaaaacctaaaatttgttgaaatatatgacaaaattcattttttcaactGTGAGAGGGAACAATAGACAGAAAAGAGGGAAGAACGACGAGAGAGCACAAGGTTGAAGATGACTGAAGAATGTTACGCCTGCTTTGAGTAAAATCCCTTCTTCGAAATTAGGGTTTTCTCTCCATCATCTCTTCTCATTCACAATCCGCACGCCACCAAAATAGCAATTGGGGCTTCCAACTTGATACTCAATTCAACATCGGCGGCTTCACATTTTGGTACGAATCTCTATCTCCCCCTAATTTCATCAAATCTTGCAACTTTCTTCCAAAGGGTTTTCATTTCTACTCGATTTTCGCTGCTTAGATTTCTCAATTTTGCTCATTTCTCAATTTCGCCCAATTGTCATCTGAATTGCTGTCTCTAATGGTTGAATTGAACTCGATCGTGATTTCTGATTATGAATTGTTGATAAAGATATTGTTTTGGAACTAGGGTTTATatcaagtttttgtttttttgattgTTTGGGTTTTGTTGATTTGAGAATCTGAGGTTGTAATTTACTTGTTGACTCAGTGATTGTGTGAAGATTTGGAGGGAAATGACGGTGCCGAAGCGAAGCTATATTCGAGTTGACACTCTCAAGCTGAAGGCTCTGATTGTTCGGAAGGTTGGTCAGCAGAGAGCTGGCAAGTACTTTGGTCAGCTTGGAAGGTTGTTGAGTTCAAAGATTAGCAAATCTGAGTTTGACAGGGTTTGCATCAGGACAATTGGGAGGGAAAATATCCCTCTTCACAATCAGTTCATCAAAGCAATTCTCAAGAATGCTTGTTCGTCTA is a window of Lotus japonicus ecotype B-129 chromosome 5, LjGifu_v1.2 DNA encoding:
- the LOC130717222 gene encoding QWRF motif-containing protein 2 isoform X1, whose product is MVAAISEHPLSSSRQQQQQQIPSESNNGGSIPRRGKGRQVSSRYMSPSPSPSPSTTTTTTSSSSTTTTTTTTTSSSSRRFPSPLLSHSTNSATPLAQKRSQSVDRRRIRPITPVPEATKLLVTSTRSLSVSFQGEAFSLPISKSKAKAATPERRRASLVAGKGGDQGEKSENSRPADQHRWPGRSRQANSLSRSVDCSGGGGDGDKKRVVVGNGLGKVARALQQSMEMKSGGGGRRASFDGLRGMSFDLGKAELLKGASQAQAQLNSEPCLPCDLTASDTDSVSSGSTSGAQDCVGASKASREPRGIVVSARFWQETNSRLRRLQDPGSPLSTSPASRSSISSKNVPLKRYNSDGPMLSPRTMASPIRGNARPASPSKLWASASSSPSRGFSSPARVRSAVASSINSGSSNTPSILSFSADVRRGKIGEDRIFDAHALRLLYNRYAQWRFVNARADATFMVQKLNAERHLWNAWVTISELRHSVILKRIKLLLLRQKLKLTSILKGQISYLEEWALLDRDHTSSLLGATEALRASTLRLPVVEKATADVPNLKDALRSAVDVMQAMASSIYTLSSKQVEETNCLVAEILKVTSKERFLLEQCNDFLSSLGAMQVKDCSLRTHMLQLSRAPTSSSLTTRV
- the LOC130717222 gene encoding QWRF motif-containing protein 2 isoform X2 — protein: MVAAISEHPLSSSRQQQQQQIPSESNNGGSIPRRGKGRQVSSRYMSPSPSPSPSTTTTTTSSSSTTTTTTTTTSSSSRRFPSPLLSHSTNSATPLAQKRSQSVDRRRIRPITPVPEATKLLVTSTRSLSVSFQGEAFSLPISKSKAKAATPERRRASLVAGKGGDQGEKSENSRPADQHRWPGRSRQANSLSRSVDCSGGGGDGDKKRVVVGNGLGKVARALQQSMEMKSGGGGRRASFDGLRGMSFDLGKAELLKGASQAQAQLNSEPCLPCDLTASDTDSVSSGSTSGAQDCVGASKASREPRGIVVSARFWQETNSRLRRLQDPGSPLSTSPASRSSISSKNVPLKRYNSDGPMLSPRTMASPIRGNARPASPSKLWASASSSPSRGFSSPARVRSAVASSINSGSSNTPSILSFSADVRRGKIGEDRIFDAHALRLLYNRYAQWRFVNARADATFMVQKLNAERHLWNAWVTISELRHSVILKRIKLLLLRQKLKLTSILKGQISYLEEWALLDRDHTSSLLGATEALRASTLRLPVVEKATADVPNLKDALRSAVDVMQAMASSIYTLSSKVEETNCLVAEILKVTSKERFLLEQCNDFLSSLGAMQVKDCSLRTHMLQLSRAPTSSSLTTRV
- the LOC130717223 gene encoding 40S ribosomal protein S29; this encodes MGHSNVWNSHPKTYGPGSRACRVCGNPHAIIRKYGLMCCRQCFRSNAKEIGFIKYR